AGTGTAAGGAGATGCTGTCAAATATGAGAGCTTACCTTTGTTCCAACTGTAGAAATGCTTCACCTCTCTTGGGTGACAGTGTTTTCACCACTCCAATAGGTCTGGTTTTAGGGGCCACAGTAACTCTGACGGGACCTAGTTTCAGCAATCTTTCCTGGGGCACGTTTTCAAACAGCTCTGGGTCGTCCTGGATCACATCAACAAGCAGGATGTCCTGTTCGTAAGCTGTGAACTCATCCAAAACGCCGCACTGAGTATCACCAGCTGCCTCTTTAGCGGCCGTTTCATCACTTTCACTACCTTCTATTTCAGATGGACTAGATCCCTCTTCTCTAGAAGAACAGGCCTGTCCATCGCTGAAGCCGCCCCCATCATCGTCATCACTGCTGGGAGAAGAGCTGGGTTTTTTCAGAGCACCCGAGGTAggagtttcctttattttcgGGTCGGATGGAACTTGTTCTGATTTTTTGCTACCCTGCTCCACATCATATTCCCTACCAGTTCCAGCCTGGCTTTCCTCTTCAATATCACCATCATCCCCATCTTCGACACTGCTTGGAGAAGACTGAGGATCCCTTAAAATAGTATTGAAATTTGTTGAGACTCTTTCCATCTCTTCCCTACCATGTTTAAGATAATTTGTGTTATACGAGTTTTCATTATTGCTATTCATAATGTGTAGCATGTGACATCTAggtaatattttgtgttttctggcGTTTTTGATTTCCTTCTCTTCATCTGAACAGTCTGAGCTTTGGGGCAGGAGGCTTTTTCTAGGGCGCCTTTGTGGTGAAGTGACAGGAGAGAGCAGTGGTGGAAGCATAAACTCATTTGAGCTTGTTTCTACACACTTTTCTGTGCGGATGTTATGCGATGATCTCTCCTTTAAAAGAACACGGTTAAAGGGGCTTGTATTATAATATGGCTCCAGTACTGGTGGACTCCTGCCTGTGAGAATCCCTTCGTCACTTTCTTGCTCATCTTGAGGGAGCAGGAGGGAGGAATCGCATGATTCGAAGGCGTCAGAGGTGTTTGGAGGAGTCCATGAAGTCATTTGGGTTTCTTCACAGTAGAACAATGCTGGTTCTACAGTTCTGACTATACATTTGGGTGACGCGCTTGCAGAATGAGCTTCAGCCAACTCAACACCTTCGACTTTCTTCAGTAGGAACGATGAAGGTGGGAGAGGGGATGGTGTGGCCGTCGGGCTGCTAAAACCATGTGTAAATGGAGATGACACGGGAGACAAAGTAGTGGCAGTTTCCCAGTCAACCAGGCCAAGTGTTGAGGGGGAAGGGGTAGACATGGAGCTGTCACTTTCAGGTTCATTAACCGGTGAAGATGAGGCTGTGTCTGTGTCAGACTCTCCTTCATGCTGACTTGGGTTGGAAAGAGTAGCAGTATCTGAGGTAAGACCTGCTAATGATTCTTTTTCCCCCATTACGTGGGGTGCAAACTCCAAAGAGTATGAAGACATATTACCATGTGTTTTTCCATTTCTCCCTGCTAAAATGCTCTCTCCATCCTCTGCTCGCATCTCTCCGTTTTGATGAGAAACCTGGTGGGCTGTGCCTAAAGAGGTGTCCGTAAGTGCATCTGGGAGCAAGTCACTGGTTCGGTTGTTAGATGAACATGGCTGACTTTGCTCTAATGAGGAGTTGCTGTTGGCTGGACAGACTGTGGTGCCAGTATGCACTGTAAGGGTCTGGCCACTGTTAGAGAAGGGCCAAGACATGTATGTGCGTGCACAAgaaaattttatttttctgagATAGGCCCTTACTCTTTGGCAGGTGAATGACTCTGGGTCAACCGTGTCCACCTCGTTACTCTGACAGAACAGTTCTGATGACATTTGCGCTGCATCGGTTTTTGTGGGATTGTCAAGCTCACAACGAGGTGTCTTGTGGACACCGTTTTCTTTCACAGCTGAGTCAAAAGAGCTGCTGCCCCCAACCTCATGCTCTAAACATGACTGACTGTCATCAGACATCCAAGTGCATGTTTTCTCTTTGTGCCTAGGGTCTGTCCTTCCTGGGACTTTGTGACAGATGCTTTCTAGCTTTGGAGTGGATGGTAAAATCCCATCTTTAACACTATCCCCAAGCTTTATTCTTTTGTCTCTGTGAATATCAGATCCCATTAGGCAAAATCCCGGCCCAGGATCCTCCTCAAAATCTCTGTCCAACATGCCAGTCCTGCACTCCCCCTTTTGTCTATGTCCACCTAGTAAAAAAGAACCAGAAGGAGTTGCAGAGGCTTCACTTGTCCAACTGTTGAGGGAATGACAAGTGGTATGACTGGATAACATCTGCACAGCTGTGCCTTTTTTCAGGTGTCTTTGGTATTCAGTCAGactctgagacagacagacgctCTTCTCAGACTGAATTCTGGGACAAGCTTTCATGTCCTTTTTGAAGCAATGCACAACCTTGGTTTTGAGAACATCCGGTAACACAAAGCCACAATCATGACTAAAAGCATCAAATTTTTGAGCTATGTCGCAAAGCATCACTTTTGGATACTTGTCTATCCATATGATAATCTTCTTAGAGGTCGCAGTGAATGCATTTGCTTTCTTGATCTTAAAATCAACCGTAGACTGCTCTGGCCCTGGGCTACTGCTTTCTTGTCTTTGCTCACCAAATGTCTTCTGTTGAGAGTAAATGTATTTACTGTCACCACAGCTGGAGGCTCTTACAGCTCTTCTCAAAGATCCTTCTGAACCAGGAATTCCTGTGGGGCTTGGGTGCATATTTCTATCAATGTCTGCAAGTGGAAACAAAAAATTGTTAAGTAGAGCATCAGTCCCTATCTGTAATCTATAATCTATCAGCACAGCAAGGTGTTTTTTGGTGGTTATAGTAGACAGTAGATGAGACGCTTAGAGGAGCAGCTTTTATCAGTTGTTTCTCATATCTTACCAAGACACACATTTGCCAAATCAAGCTATTAATCCACCTCCGTGAAGACCTTTCCCTTGTAAAACACTTTTGATAAAGCATATATTTCACCTTTGTGTGGCTTGCCAAAGCCGTTTCTTTCTAGTGAAGCATCTTGTTCACCTCATTCTGATCTGCCAAGCTGTAATGGGGTTCCTGACTCTCCACTATTAGGTGTTATAATGTAGGACACAGCCACTGCAGTTGACGAAAAAGGGCAGCTGCAGTGGTTGTTCTCTATGCATCCCCTCATCAAGGAGCAGCAATGAGTCCTTTCCACAGTCCAAAACAAACTTGGACAAGCCACACAACAGGTGAGGTGCTTTCTTGGGGGCATTGTCAAACTGTATGTTTTAGTTTCCTAACTTGTTGTTTTGGCAAATCAGTTATCTGGAACTGTCTTCTGGACAGTGGATAAGACAATCCCAAATGGGGCAACACCAATGAACCATGTTTTTAAATCAGCTTTGTCACAATATGGTAAATTGGTGAGTGGAGAAAATGACACCATCCCATTGGAAATATGGAAGAATTAGGCTAACTTACAATATAATGAAGCAACCAAATTGGTAAATCCAGCTCAGACGGCGACACAACAAACCAGCAATGTAGCACAGTGGCTTACCAAAAGTAATCTAAGTAAACACCCCCAAGGGTCTAAGCTAGCAGGATCTCAGCAGAACATGGCAGCTAATGTGAGTTAACATGAAGGGGGTTAGCTAGCTACCCCACTGCTATTTGCTGGCAAGTTCGTATCTTATTTGCTtcagtattttaaaaaatgtggggTCTGTACCTaactgtttttgatgttttaagttACTTATTATAGAAATTATCCGTACGTTATCCACTGACAGAAAACAAGCAGTTCAGTGAGGATAGGATTTAGCCGTGCCGTTAGCTTAGCTAGCATCTGACACGTTCCAGCACACAATTAGCCAAAAGTTAGCTAAAAGCTTTTAACAACCAAAATATCCTCAATTCAAAACTTAGCTGGACAGATATGCTAGTTATTTTACACGCTTATTGATAGTCAACTAACCAATTGTAAGCAAACAACACGGCTAAAGACTTTAGGCTAAAGTGCACCTTACTTGACAGTCCAGTGGGTATCGACCGTGCTCCCGTTTGCACTTGACTTGCATTTGCAACAGCAGGCCGAGGAGGATCACACCCAATGGGCCTGGCCTTCACTTTGCTCCTACCCTTTCTACAGCTGTCCCTGGCACTTTTAGCAGCACGGGCCACACGAGTATTCCCTTGTCTGGATTTACAGCTCCCAGAAGATGTGTCCACATTAGCCTTGTTCTTTGTAACCTTGCTTGTGGTCAAGGGGGCCCCGCTACTTAACTTCATTTGACAAGACATTGAGGAGACTGTGCGCCTCGGCTTTACCCGGCGGAGGATCTCTGTCCGTTTAAATAATGCACCGTCTGAAGCAGAGTCAGTGCACAGCCAACAAGTAAACCTCAGTCTGAGATTGGAGAACGTTTTGAGGCTGTGCAACCTACACTTGCTCCTGGTGTTTGGCTTGCTCTGTTGATACTTGCCTCTAGTGTACGGCCCCTGTTGTGTATCAACCACCACACTACCATTCCATTTGCATGGCTGATAATTATTTCTTCTCCTTGCCTTCTGCGTACCTACGCAATTCTCCTCCGACTCTCCGTCAGCGACGTTACCGGTCGTATCGGTTACATTTTCAGGGCCCAGTTGTTCTGTTTTAGAGGTTTGGGCAGGTTCATTGCTGCTAGGGACGGAGGTCGTGTCTTTTATCGTGACTGGTTCACAAACTTGTTGGTTTTCCTCTTGTATTTTGGAGTCAGTTGTAACATTATTCAACGACTTTGGGAGTCGTCTCCGTCGCGGCACTGTTTGACCAACAAGGTTTTTTAACGCCACTCGGTTAAGTTTTATTCTGTTAGAAGATGGTAACATGCTGtcatttaaaacaatgactatcgaaagctaaaaaaaaataaaaataacactcGCTTAATAAAAAGTGCTTTCGAGTAAAAGGCAAACGCGCAGTGATTAAACCTGCGTAACGACGTCAAAACTAGTCTCGAGCGACCCTACCGTTCATCTTTCCCTGCTGCTCTGATTTGTTAACTACAAATTGACATGGGAACGAAGGTGTGATGGGCACTGTGCGCATGCGCGAGGTATCAAACTGTTACACATGAGGatatttctttctatttctataCATATTGGCCGTTCACATTAAGGATGTAATGTTGCAATActttcactgtgtgtttgtagtgtgtGACTAATAAATACATTAACTACAAAGACAGAATCTAAATAACTCCTTTAGAATAAAGCTGTAAAAGTAGAAAAttaaagtgaaagtaaaaatatttacaGAAGCAGgtgtagaaaacaaaacatcacatAAACTAAATATagatatttcacaaaaaagtataaattatggTATATTTTTCATCAGATCAATGAATCTTTGCATGTGATTATTTTAATTCCTGTCATTAAATATTTATAGATTTAATCACAGATCTTAAAGAAATCTGAAACTGTATTAAGATACACAAAATGTGGGACTATTCTACACTTAAGTTATGAAACCATTGCGCATACCGGGAAGGGGCAGCctattatacaatatatgaTATTTTGTGAATAAACATGGATGCACAGTTGTCAAATGAGTCGGCCTGGGATTCAGTTCTGCTGAACAAAGTGAATCAAATATTATCATGAAGTTATTGGAGTCGATTTATCATGGCAGCATTTATCGTGTACAGCCGTTTATGCAGCAGGACTagcacattgtgtgtgtgtgtgtgtatattgtatatacagtatatatgatgCATTAAGGTATTTATCTGGTGGAACATTTTCTTTAcataaaaatactcaattatTAGGGAATAATGTAAAACAAGAGAGTATTTGACATTATGCACTGTGTTCAAAGTCAGACCTTGAGTATCTGTAGCTGTAGCCTATTAGACCAGGGTCTATAGAGGGAGAACAACTAGCAATATACTTCATGCAAAAGCAATTCAATATGAGGTTCAGTTTTTGCAGACACTTCATCAGAGTCACAGCATCAGCCTTTAACAGGTACAGTATTTTCTAAGTCATTTGAATAACCACAGACATGTTTTTGaagtattatatttatttattggggGAAAATACTATTCTAATCACAAATGTCAGTATCCTTGTTTTACGGGGTGTGATATAGTTTTGTTTGTGGTACCTTTTGTCTGAATTTAagagaaatatattttcatacaGATTTGAAAGTCCTAATATTACAAGTAAATAATCACTGTTACATCAGGCATTAGAAAGTATAAAGCACAGATTTAAAAGATATGCTGACTGAGTCCTTCGAACCAGCGGTGAAAGCCTGTGAGGACGTGAGGGGTGAGGGTGAGACCCTGGTGTTGGGAAGTAGCCGGTCCCTGGATTGCAGCGGCCTGATTCACAACACCAGCTGCCCCGCCCCACCGAGCCAGCAGATGTCACCCTGACGGAGGAAGAGCTTTTCCACTGGAGAGCAGAGAAGTGGTTCCATCTCAATGCGTCCTCCTCGGGGTGGTAGAGTcagctctctcttcctctctctctcctaatcTTCGCAACATCTGTGACAACTGTGAAAAGAGAACATGCAAATTAGATTACGAGGAAACCATtcgaggggaggagagagacactGAGGCACGTGGGAACTTTCTCTGGGTTCCTCACGTTGAGCGCTCATCATACATCCAGACGTGGGGGACTTTGGGAGCCCCACTTCTCCACCCGACAAGACATTAGACCACCCATCACCCACAAGCCCCTGCTTCAGCTCTCCGGTGCTTCTGCACTCCGCAGCTCCAACAACATCCTTTATGCAAATTTTTTAATCACACCACAGCAAtgagggatgtgtgtgtgtgtgtgtacgtacagtGAAGGGGGATATAAGCTTTTACTTAACATATGAAATgagttgggattagaatgagaTAAAGAGCCGAGTGAAGAGCAGAGGGAGTGTAACGAGAGAGGTCACTCATAATTTTGCGTCTATGAAGCACTTTAAATCTTCTTGACTGCTCTCACAGGCGTTGCAATAGCACACTGGGCTCAACCGAGTGATAAAAGAACACCGGCAGTTTCCCCAATAAGTGTGTacttcaaattaaaatgttgtagAATATCAGCACGAtgaaaggagaggaagaaaaaaaatcaggagCACTGACGTATTAGGAGAGGAAGAATCATCTACCAACCCCGTGAGCCCAGACCAGTGAGGTCAATTCCTACAAATaattacatgtatttatttcagaCACTTAGCGGATGGTCATTTCTAGAACTTGGTAAGGGTTCAGCGTCTTGTCCGGGGACAGAAGAATAGCTAGAAGTCTGTTAATGGCTGCCACTAACGGCTGTTATCATTAACTGttcttttgattattttctccattaatCAATTACATATTTAGCCTCTACAGTGTCCGAAAATAGAGAAAACAATgtcacaaaagacaaagagaagaaCAGAATCTTCAAATTTGGAAAGCTAGAACTGagttttgcatttgtgtttgaaACAAAACTTAAAGGATGAATCGATTAAAATAGTGAACAGccgtggccgggttggctcagtgggtagCGCGGGCGCACATGtacatagaggtttatgccttgacgcagtggtccagggtttgagtctgacctgggacaatttcctgcatgtcttccccctttctcatcTAGCTCTCCTGTCTATTAAAGGTGGAAATGCCCATaaacataatctttaaaaagaaaaaaaagtgaatagcTGATTCCTTTTGTCAATTTATGGACTAATTGTTTCATCTGTATATTAAAGTGTGCCGTTACGTCATGGGCCACCCTGACCACCATGGTTTATGGCTCAAGTCTGTCAGTATTACAAAATTTTTATTTGTAGACTAGGGAAAGCTAACTTTTATAATCTGAACACTGTTTTCAAAACCGCTATCTTTTGGtggttggttaaaaaaaaaaaaaaaaggagaaataagGAATGCTCATTATTAACAGAGCTAGACAGAAACACATGGGGAGTTAAGTAAAAATCCCACTATGCGCTCAGTAGGTGATGGGAAATAAATGTCAATTTCCTCCAGGTGTACATCCGACAGAGAAATATGCGAATGAGAAATCTTGCTTTCTTTTGCGTGTTCCGCCTCTCTCTGTCCGGCGTGCAACACATCAGTGGCTCGTCCTCGCACACTTGCCTCCTCGTGTGTCGCTGTCCACTGAGAAATGCCTCTCTAGAGAAAAAGTACGTTTTCACTTTATTGCGAATAATAttagacattacattacagtggCCCCTTCTGCAGATAATTCAAGCATATGCacatcactgtaaaaaaaaaacaacaaaaaaacactattgtGCAAACAAGCTTTAGCTACATTGTCTAAGTCCCACTtgcatatatttatatgtatatacagtattttatattGCATTGAAATATTCTATCAATGTGCATCTTTATGAAATTAGGAGTTCAAGCcgtttaaataaatattcagagCATAAAGCAATACGTTTGAAGCATTGTTCATTTGTGTAATGTAAGTAACCCTTTATTTAGACTCTTATTGAGGGATTTGTTGCATCCCGGTCTTATCAGTCACCCAGTCTTAATTCCAGGCATTAGATGTCGGGGGTGGAACTATAAGGACCTATATTTTCTTGCATTCACGTCTGCATCTTTGTCTTTCACTGGACCGGTGTGAAGCTGACAGTAACGCGAGCAACTGAATTCCTTTAAATAGCCCTGCCTGCCTCATCATATGGTTGCTATGGCAGCCAGCCCCTCGTTTCAAGATAACGTCCACATGCTTCGAGACACCTCCTCCACCTGAATGCTATAGAGCCACGCTGCTGCTCGGGGGGAAAAAGATTTGCCGACGCGATGCAGCCACTTAACGGCACATATGAataatgttttgtgtgtctacATGTCCACGGTGTGGGatataatcaataatttgaGCTATGCATTTGTGTGAGATCAATCGGCTGTCGTGGCAGCTTCCCTCGTTGGGtgattgaaagaaagaaaaaatgcacttattgaagaaataaaaaaaatgttgtttgaaGGATATgagggaggaaagaagaaaatgttAAGCAGGTAGAGAAGGAAAATGAGGCAAAAAATCTGAAACAAGATCAAAAGGGA
Above is a window of Etheostoma spectabile isolate EspeVRDwgs_2016 chromosome 14, UIUC_Espe_1.0, whole genome shotgun sequence DNA encoding:
- the topaz1 gene encoding uncharacterized protein topaz1 isoform X1 → MLPSSNRIKLNRVALKNLVGQTVPRRRRLPKSLNNVTTDSKIQEENQQVCEPVTIKDTTSVPSSNEPAQTSKTEQLGPENVTDTTGNVADGESEENCVGTQKARRRNNYQPCKWNGSVVVDTQQGPYTRGKYQQSKPNTRSKCRLHSLKTFSNLRLRFTCWLCTDSASDGALFKRTEILRRVKPRRTVSSMSCQMKLSSGAPLTTSKVTKNKANVDTSSGSCKSRQGNTRVARAAKSARDSCRKGRSKVKARPIGCDPPRPAVANASQVQTGARSIPTGLSNIDRNMHPSPTGIPGSEGSLRRAVRASSCGDSKYIYSQQKTFGEQRQESSSPGPEQSTVDFKIKKANAFTATSKKIIIWIDKYPKVMLCDIAQKFDAFSHDCGFVLPDVLKTKVVHCFKKDMKACPRIQSEKSVCLSQSLTEYQRHLKKGTAVQMLSSHTTCHSLNSWTSEASATPSGSFLLGGHRQKGECRTGMLDRDFEEDPGPGFCLMGSDIHRDKRIKLGDSVKDGILPSTPKLESICHKVPGRTDPRHKEKTCTWMSDDSQSCLEHEVGGSSSFDSAVKENGVHKTPRCELDNPTKTDAAQMSSELFCQSNEVDTVDPESFTCQRVRAYLRKIKFSCARTYMSWPFSNSGQTLTVHTGTTVCPANSNSSLEQSQPCSSNNRTSDLLPDALTDTSLGTAHQVSHQNGEMRAEDGESILAGRNGKTHGNMSSYSLEFAPHVMGEKESLAGLTSDTATLSNPSQHEGESDTDTASSSPVNEPESDSSMSTPSPSTLGLVDWETATTLSPVSSPFTHGFSSPTATPSPLPPSSFLLKKVEGVELAEAHSASASPKCIVRTVEPALFYCEETQMTSWTPPNTSDAFESCDSSLLLPQDEQESDEGILTGRSPPVLEPYYNTSPFNRVLLKERSSHNIRTEKCVETSSNEFMLPPLLSPVTSPQRRPRKSLLPQSSDCSDEEKEIKNARKHKILPRCHMLHIMNSNNENSYNTNYLKHGREEMERVSTNFNTILRDPQSSPSSVEDGDDGDIEEESQAGTGREYDVEQGSKKSEQVPSDPKIKETPTSGALKKPSSSPSSDDDDGGGFSDGQACSSREEGSSPSEIEGSESDETAAKEAAGDTQCGVLDEFTAYEQDILLVDVIQDDPELFENVPQERLLKLGPVRVTVAPKTRPIGVVKTLSPKRGEAFLQLEQSLTPVYCKSHDITDESDSRPWRPQCSSTSSETQSNTWPATDKKTKGQPDANNNHVNGVLERSLPIQNVNSFRNHIPPLMTTRDAPRIPNPLNTTPFKRQKSNPQYCRQYFSESLSCGFKMCRFHHVPVEGDEKLCIETVIRFTKNLTCLQKAGAVFTGYYRNNPPGAYFSKPVLLTLLWALLKAGMVSDVFSVLSVSLDHKIVPGHEFLLALFNIVREKGLIGVVPELMQLTFKMAGAGLVLSLDCLDCVKNTPEFQKTVNPNSLTSGNKLSTSARFPEYLNLAHSIVEIELCTKQEDWRRMGVVFRSICQSSKHPNQVGKISGRIAIALLSESKDKLSLPFGTFAETVCQNEAEDSLILSFLGRIGVSLMLRYHKTHQWAKGRRVVEVLSISKVNYSTLKGLFGNEDGATRCYLVTVATELFLLSGSLEGALNTLRENKWFLSSSSWPCEPADLESRSRVLMRLAEKTSHRDTLEVLCNLPGLQEPNDSVDISRYGPLFNSHLQVCVDRQILPVASDTVDFMLSKNLAVDRALLQMLLQKLGKQNLWLRAREVFRHSLSMGYYPGVSAPPGFMALIVPCRLGEVELALAFEMFITVNATGIFHYSDTTTSPLSITLKRTQSCESEYLSASSRILSAACIPQPKLTVHYTAVNSSQDQVFALDISSARCWLRHNHLWANEVWTH
- the topaz1 gene encoding uncharacterized protein topaz1 isoform X3, which translates into the protein MLPSSNRIKLNRVALKNLVGQTVPRRRRLPKSLNNVTTDSKIQEENQQVCEPVTIKDTTSVPSSNEPAQTSKTEQLGPENVTDTTGNVADGESEENCVDIDRNMHPSPTGIPGSEGSLRRAVRASSCGDSKYIYSQQKTFGEQRQESSSPGPEQSTVDFKIKKANAFTATSKKIIIWIDKYPKVMLCDIAQKFDAFSHDCGFVLPDVLKTKVVHCFKKDMKACPRIQSEKSVCLSQSLTEYQRHLKKGTAVQMLSSHTTCHSLNSWTSEASATPSGSFLLGGHRQKGECRTGMLDRDFEEDPGPGFCLMGSDIHRDKRIKLGDSVKDGILPSTPKLESICHKVPGRTDPRHKEKTCTWMSDDSQSCLEHEVGGSSSFDSAVKENGVHKTPRCELDNPTKTDAAQMSSELFCQSNEVDTVDPESFTCQRVRAYLRKIKFSCARTYMSWPFSNSGQTLTVHTGTTVCPANSNSSLEQSQPCSSNNRTSDLLPDALTDTSLGTAHQVSHQNGEMRAEDGESILAGRNGKTHGNMSSYSLEFAPHVMGEKESLAGLTSDTATLSNPSQHEGESDTDTASSSPVNEPESDSSMSTPSPSTLGLVDWETATTLSPVSSPFTHGFSSPTATPSPLPPSSFLLKKVEGVELAEAHSASASPKCIVRTVEPALFYCEETQMTSWTPPNTSDAFESCDSSLLLPQDEQESDEGILTGRSPPVLEPYYNTSPFNRVLLKERSSHNIRTEKCVETSSNEFMLPPLLSPVTSPQRRPRKSLLPQSSDCSDEEKEIKNARKHKILPRCHMLHIMNSNNENSYNTNYLKHGREEMERVSTNFNTILRDPQSSPSSVEDGDDGDIEEESQAGTGREYDVEQGSKKSEQVPSDPKIKETPTSGALKKPSSSPSSDDDDGGGFSDGQACSSREEGSSPSEIEGSESDETAAKEAAGDTQCGVLDEFTAYEQDILLVDVIQDDPELFENVPQERLLKLGPVRVTVAPKTRPIGVVKTLSPKRGEAFLQLEQSLTPVYCKSHDITDESDSRPWRPQCSSTSSETQSNTWPATDKKTKGQPDANNNHVNGVLERSLPIQNVNSFRNHIPPLMTTRDAPRIPNPLNTTPFKRQKSNPQYCRQYFSESLSCGFKMCRFHHVPVEGDEKLCIETVIRFTKNLTCLQKAGAVFTGYYRNNPPGAYFSKPVLLTLLWALLKAGMVSDVFSVLSVSLDHKIVPGHEFLLALFNIVREKGLIGVVPELMQLTFKMAGAGLVLSLDCLDCVKNTPEFQKTVNPNSLTSGNKLSTSARFPEYLNLAHSIVEIELCTKQEDWRRMGVVFRSICQSSKHPNQVGKISGRIAIALLSESKDKLSLPFGTFAETVCQNEAEDSLILSFLGRIGVSLMLRYHKTHQWAKGRRVVEVLSISKVNYSTLKGLFGNEDGATRCYLVTVATELFLLSGSLEGALNTLRENKWFLSSSSWPCEPADLESRSRVLMRLAEKTSHRDTLEVLCNLPGLQEPNDSVDISRYGPLFNSHLQVCVDRQILPVASDTVDFMLSKNLAVDRALLQMLLQKLGKQNLWLRAREVFRHSLSMGYYPGVSAPPGFMALIVPCRLGEVELALAFEMFITVNATGIFHYSDTTTSPLSITLKRTQSCESEYLSASSRILSAACIPQPKLTVHYTAVNSSQDQVFALDISSARCWLRHNHLWANEVWTH
- the topaz1 gene encoding uncharacterized protein topaz1 isoform X2; this encodes MLPSSNRIKLNRVALKNLVGQTVPRRRRLPKSLNNVTTDSKIQEENQQVCEPVTIKDTTSVPSSNEPAQTSKTEQLGPENVTDTTGNVADGESEENCVGTQKARRRNNYQPCKWNGSVVVDTQQGPYTRDIDRNMHPSPTGIPGSEGSLRRAVRASSCGDSKYIYSQQKTFGEQRQESSSPGPEQSTVDFKIKKANAFTATSKKIIIWIDKYPKVMLCDIAQKFDAFSHDCGFVLPDVLKTKVVHCFKKDMKACPRIQSEKSVCLSQSLTEYQRHLKKGTAVQMLSSHTTCHSLNSWTSEASATPSGSFLLGGHRQKGECRTGMLDRDFEEDPGPGFCLMGSDIHRDKRIKLGDSVKDGILPSTPKLESICHKVPGRTDPRHKEKTCTWMSDDSQSCLEHEVGGSSSFDSAVKENGVHKTPRCELDNPTKTDAAQMSSELFCQSNEVDTVDPESFTCQRVRAYLRKIKFSCARTYMSWPFSNSGQTLTVHTGTTVCPANSNSSLEQSQPCSSNNRTSDLLPDALTDTSLGTAHQVSHQNGEMRAEDGESILAGRNGKTHGNMSSYSLEFAPHVMGEKESLAGLTSDTATLSNPSQHEGESDTDTASSSPVNEPESDSSMSTPSPSTLGLVDWETATTLSPVSSPFTHGFSSPTATPSPLPPSSFLLKKVEGVELAEAHSASASPKCIVRTVEPALFYCEETQMTSWTPPNTSDAFESCDSSLLLPQDEQESDEGILTGRSPPVLEPYYNTSPFNRVLLKERSSHNIRTEKCVETSSNEFMLPPLLSPVTSPQRRPRKSLLPQSSDCSDEEKEIKNARKHKILPRCHMLHIMNSNNENSYNTNYLKHGREEMERVSTNFNTILRDPQSSPSSVEDGDDGDIEEESQAGTGREYDVEQGSKKSEQVPSDPKIKETPTSGALKKPSSSPSSDDDDGGGFSDGQACSSREEGSSPSEIEGSESDETAAKEAAGDTQCGVLDEFTAYEQDILLVDVIQDDPELFENVPQERLLKLGPVRVTVAPKTRPIGVVKTLSPKRGEAFLQLEQSLTPVYCKSHDITDESDSRPWRPQCSSTSSETQSNTWPATDKKTKGQPDANNNHVNGVLERSLPIQNVNSFRNHIPPLMTTRDAPRIPNPLNTTPFKRQKSNPQYCRQYFSESLSCGFKMCRFHHVPVEGDEKLCIETVIRFTKNLTCLQKAGAVFTGYYRNNPPGAYFSKPVLLTLLWALLKAGMVSDVFSVLSVSLDHKIVPGHEFLLALFNIVREKGLIGVVPELMQLTFKMAGAGLVLSLDCLDCVKNTPEFQKTVNPNSLTSGNKLSTSARFPEYLNLAHSIVEIELCTKQEDWRRMGVVFRSICQSSKHPNQVGKISGRIAIALLSESKDKLSLPFGTFAETVCQNEAEDSLILSFLGRIGVSLMLRYHKTHQWAKGRRVVEVLSISKVNYSTLKGLFGNEDGATRCYLVTVATELFLLSGSLEGALNTLRENKWFLSSSSWPCEPADLESRSRVLMRLAEKTSHRDTLEVLCNLPGLQEPNDSVDISRYGPLFNSHLQVCVDRQILPVASDTVDFMLSKNLAVDRALLQMLLQKLGKQNLWLRAREVFRHSLSMGYYPGVSAPPGFMALIVPCRLGEVELALAFEMFITVNATGIFHYSDTTTSPLSITLKRTQSCESEYLSASSRILSAACIPQPKLTVHYTAVNSSQDQVFALDISSARCWLRHNHLWANEVWTH